From Deltaproteobacteria bacterium, one genomic window encodes:
- a CDS encoding CDP-alcohol phosphatidyltransferase family protein, with protein MSIPNWITLIRIVLIPWFAILLINGSFNQALWVFAGAAVTDGLDGLTARWFSQKTRLGSFLDPIADKMLLSTAYIALAVLKEIPVWLAVIVISRDVVILLGVSILVLNQIDFDIKPTVYSKLTTIFQLLLILSVLSSGYVHFGSGVREILVLTTLIFTVFSGLHYIYSGLKILA; from the coding sequence ATGTCTATCCCCAACTGGATTACCCTGATACGTATTGTCCTGATCCCTTGGTTCGCCATTCTGCTGATCAACGGTTCTTTTAACCAAGCCTTATGGGTTTTTGCCGGAGCAGCGGTGACTGATGGATTGGATGGACTGACGGCGCGCTGGTTTTCCCAAAAGACCCGTCTGGGGTCTTTTTTAGACCCCATCGCCGATAAAATGTTATTGTCTACGGCCTATATCGCCCTGGCCGTTTTGAAGGAGATACCGGTTTGGCTGGCCGTGATTGTCATCAGCCGGGATGTGGTGATCCTGTTGGGGGTCAGTATCCTGGTTCTCAATCAAATTGATTTTGACATTAAACCGACCGTCTATAGTAAGCTGACCACTATTTTTCAACTCCTGTTAATCCTGAGCGTCCTTTCTTCCGGGTATGTGCATTTCGGCTCTGGGGTGAGAGAAATATTGGTCCTGACCACCTTGATTTTTACCGTTTTTTCAGGACTTCATTATATCTATTCCGGCCTCAAGATCTTGGCCTGA
- a CDS encoding 4Fe-4S dicluster domain-containing protein, whose translation MAKKKVILTFPPALVEEPVTYNLIKNYDCMINILKATVRPKVEGRLVIELNGSREAVANGLDYLKKIGIQVEPLAQEVRHIKERCSHCTACIPHCPTQALTVNREDMKVSFQKERCIICEACLPVCTYKAMEIQF comes from the coding sequence ATGGCTAAAAAAAAGGTTATCTTAACCTTTCCCCCGGCCCTCGTAGAAGAGCCGGTTACCTATAACCTCATCAAAAATTATGACTGCATGATCAATATCCTGAAGGCCACGGTCCGACCCAAGGTAGAAGGGCGATTGGTGATCGAGTTAAATGGCAGTCGGGAGGCTGTGGCCAATGGGTTGGACTATCTAAAAAAAATCGGGATCCAGGTGGAACCTTTGGCCCAGGAAGTACGGCACATCAAAGAACGATGTTCCCATTGCACGGCCTGCATTCCCCATTGTCCCACCCAGGCCCTGACCGTGAACCGGGAGGATATGAAGGTCTCCTTCCAAAAGGAACGATGCATCATTTGCGAAGCCTGCCTGCCGGTCTGCACCTATAAAGCCATGGAGATTCAGTTTTAA
- a CDS encoding Uma2 family endonuclease, with the protein MGVPAKNEEQRFTYGDYLNWSDDERWELIDGVAYNMTPAPSVQHQRITGELFRQLANYLQGKPCEVFIAPFDVRLPRREEKDEDIDTVVQPDILVICDPGKLDEKGCRGGPDLVVEVVSPSTVQKDLKIKLGLYERVGVKEYWIFHPSDETVMVFTLGQNGRYGRPEILTKEDRLKTSLFDELAIDLNLIFSPKGDSSTPDA; encoded by the coding sequence ATGGGGGTTCCGGCAAAAAATGAAGAGCAGCGATTTACCTATGGGGATTATCTGAATTGGTCGGATGATGAACGGTGGGAGTTGATAGACGGGGTCGCCTATAACATGACCCCCGCACCATCCGTCCAACATCAAAGGATAACGGGCGAATTATTCAGACAACTCGCTAATTATCTTCAAGGAAAACCCTGCGAGGTTTTTATCGCGCCCTTTGATGTCCGGCTCCCTCGGAGAGAAGAAAAAGATGAAGATATCGATACGGTGGTTCAACCGGATATCCTGGTCATCTGCGACCCGGGGAAATTAGATGAAAAAGGTTGCCGTGGCGGTCCGGATCTGGTCGTCGAGGTGGTTTCTCCTTCAACGGTGCAAAAGGATCTCAAGATTAAGTTGGGTCTTTACGAACGGGTTGGGGTAAAGGAATATTGGATTTTTCACCCTTCGGATGAAACCGTTATGGTTTTTACCCTGGGCCAGAACGGCAGATATGGCCGGCCGGAAATTCTGACCAAAGAGGACAGGCTGAAAACCAGCCTCTTTGATGAGCTAGCCATAGATCTAAATCTGATCTTCAGTCCTAAAGGAGATTCTTCGACACCGGATGCTTGA
- a CDS encoding glutamate racemase produces MIGIFDSGIGGLTVVREILEKLPRYRIVYFGDTARSPYGTKSQKTIIDYSIEDTEFLLSQGAKIIIVACNSASSVAFETLRQRFAIPIFEVIRPAVEKTLRLTQKKRVGVIGTRATIGSGIYERLLKEAQPGIEVFSQACPLLVPLVEEGWLKRPETKQIVRKYLFSLKMKQLDTLVLGCTHYPLLKYIIQVKMGKRVRVIDSSQEVALWVKEYLEQNPSVAESLTPIDRSEGHHFFVSDLTPNFEQIARNFLGRPITLELAKR; encoded by the coding sequence ATGATCGGTATTTTTGATTCGGGTATCGGCGGTTTAACGGTAGTGCGGGAGATTTTGGAAAAACTTCCCCGCTATCGGATCGTCTATTTCGGCGATACGGCCCGCAGCCCTTACGGGACCAAGAGCCAGAAAACAATCATAGACTATTCTATAGAAGATACGGAATTTCTTTTATCCCAGGGGGCCAAGATTATTATCGTGGCCTGCAACTCGGCTTCCTCGGTGGCATTTGAAACCTTAAGGCAACGATTTGCCATCCCGATTTTTGAGGTGATCCGTCCGGCTGTTGAAAAGACCCTTCGGCTGACTCAAAAAAAAAGGGTGGGGGTGATTGGAACCCGGGCCACGATCGGCAGCGGGATTTATGAAAGGTTGCTGAAAGAGGCCCAACCCGGGATTGAGGTCTTTTCCCAGGCCTGTCCATTACTCGTGCCCTTGGTGGAAGAAGGCTGGCTGAAAAGACCGGAGACCAAGCAGATCGTCCGGAAATACCTCTTTTCTCTAAAGATGAAGCAATTGGATACCCTGGTCCTGGGATGCACCCATTATCCGTTACTTAAATATATTATCCAGGTCAAAATGGGCAAGAGGGTCCGGGTGATTGACTCTTCGCAGGAAGTGGCCCTTTGGGTAAAGGAATATTTAGAGCAGAATCCCTCAGTGGCTGAAAGTTTAACGCCTATCGACCGGTCTGAAGGGCACCATTTTTTTGTCTCTGATCTGACCCCGAATTTTGAACAGATTGCCCGGAATTTTCTGGGCCGGCCGATTACGTTAGAATTGGCTAAAAGATGA
- the mutL gene encoding DNA mismatch repair endonuclease MutL, with protein sequence INQIAAGEVVERPASVVKELLENSVDAGATDIRIDIIQSGRSSIRVTDNGRGMSKEDLLLAIERHATSKIRAYADLMSLKSMGFRGEALPSIAAVSRMTILSIPLGEVSGYRLEIWGGKKIGLEETGGASGTIIEVMDLFYNTPARMAFLKTPRVEWSQIQTALERVALGFPALRFDLTHNGKKILQLFPAQDKLLRLQELWGPEKTSGLIPVDLTEDQIRIKGFISPPHFHQNTSKNVAFMVNQRWVRSPLLYPLILRAYAGMIPSGRFPITALWMEISPELIDVNIHPTKQEVRFSQTAWIQTLVGKALGQALKSHIPKPGGMEQDFRYQTWAQGQTEPFLFRDGPRVPYLISPTREEDPRPSLFDADRQSLFREPKTDSFPDNPPVEAPQTDQEGAFSRLTLITQLQGTYLVALMDRGLVLIDQHAAHERVLYDRYLNQWQAGGVSSQYLVVPILIELPLGWTIDLESIQTELGGFGFEITSAGGKSLWIKSIPVGISLEQAERALKEILEEIKAEGVLSNPEDISKPMLKLLACHTAIRAGQVLSLEEMKSLLNQLDQTESPSHCPHGRPLWILVSWEEIEKRFKRK encoded by the coding sequence AATCAATCAAATCGCGGCCGGTGAAGTCGTTGAAAGACCGGCTTCGGTGGTCAAAGAATTATTGGAAAATTCCGTTGATGCCGGGGCCACCGACATCCGCATCGATATCATCCAATCCGGGAGGTCTTCTATCCGGGTAACGGATAACGGCCGGGGGATGTCCAAAGAAGACCTGCTCCTGGCCATCGAGCGTCATGCTACCAGTAAAATCCGGGCCTATGCCGATTTAATGTCCCTGAAGTCGATGGGTTTCAGAGGAGAGGCCCTGCCCAGCATCGCCGCGGTCAGCCGGATGACTATCCTTTCCATTCCATTAGGGGAAGTTTCCGGCTATCGTCTGGAGATCTGGGGAGGGAAGAAAATAGGCCTGGAAGAAACCGGAGGGGCTTCCGGGACGATCATAGAAGTCATGGATCTTTTCTATAATACCCCGGCGCGGATGGCCTTTTTAAAAACGCCCAGGGTCGAATGGAGCCAGATACAGACGGCCCTGGAGCGGGTGGCCCTGGGATTCCCGGCCCTTCGATTTGATCTGACCCATAATGGAAAAAAGATCCTGCAGCTTTTTCCTGCCCAAGACAAGCTTCTACGTCTTCAGGAATTATGGGGCCCGGAAAAAACCAGCGGATTGATCCCCGTGGATTTAACAGAAGACCAGATCCGGATCAAAGGTTTTATCTCTCCGCCCCATTTCCATCAAAACACTTCGAAAAATGTCGCCTTTATGGTCAATCAGCGATGGGTCCGCAGCCCCCTTTTGTACCCCTTGATCCTCCGGGCTTATGCCGGTATGATTCCATCGGGTCGTTTTCCGATAACGGCCCTTTGGATGGAAATCTCTCCGGAATTGATTGATGTCAATATTCATCCCACCAAACAAGAGGTGCGTTTCAGTCAAACCGCCTGGATTCAAACCCTGGTGGGTAAGGCCCTTGGGCAGGCCTTGAAATCCCATATACCTAAACCAGGGGGAATGGAGCAAGATTTTCGCTATCAAACTTGGGCACAAGGTCAAACCGAACCTTTCCTTTTTAGAGATGGCCCGAGAGTGCCATACCTTATTTCTCCAACCCGGGAAGAGGACCCAAGACCTTCTCTATTCGATGCAGACCGGCAAAGCCTTTTTCGAGAACCCAAGACCGACTCCTTTCCGGATAACCCGCCGGTTGAAGCGCCGCAGACGGATCAGGAAGGGGCCTTTTCCCGGTTAACCCTGATAACCCAGCTTCAAGGGACTTATCTGGTCGCCTTAATGGATCGCGGCTTGGTTTTAATCGATCAGCATGCCGCCCATGAACGGGTGCTGTATGATCGATATCTGAATCAATGGCAGGCCGGCGGGGTCTCTTCTCAATACCTGGTCGTTCCTATCCTGATTGAACTTCCTCTTGGTTGGACCATCGATCTTGAATCAATCCAGACGGAGTTGGGCGGCTTTGGGTTCGAAATAACTTCAGCCGGGGGAAAAAGCTTGTGGATAAAATCCATACCCGTTGGGATAAGCCTGGAGCAAGCGGAAAGGGCCTTAAAGGAAATATTGGAGGAAATAAAGGCCGAGGGCGTTTTGTCGAATCCAGAGGATATATCAAAACCCATGTTAAAACTCCTGGCCTGCCATACAGCGATCCGGGCCGGGCAGGTTTTGAGCCTGGAAGAAATGAAATCCTTGTTGAATCAATTGGACCAAACCGAAAGTCCTTCTCATTGCCCCCATGGCCGTCCCCTCTGGATATTGGTGTCCTGGGAAGAGATTGAAAAGCGGTTCAAACGGAAATGA
- the miaA gene encoding tRNA (adenosine(37)-N6)-dimethylallyltransferase MiaA: MSMKADRPKLVFITGPTAVGKSGLGHRLAREVGGEIINADSMQVYRYMDIGTAKPALTERKEVPYHLIDIVDPDQPFDASEFRRRAQSIIRELHLRRTPILVIGGTGLYLRILQRGIFSCPKPDVEIRERWRKASQIQGADFLWETLKKKDPLAAERIHPRDTFRLIRALEVLELTGRPISDWQQWDLKVETDYEILWIGLSLDRQALYRQINLRAEKMMAQGFLGEVQGLLDRGYSAELKSMNSLGYRHMIGVLQGKWELKEALELLKRDTRRYAKRQLTWLGRETNLNWFSAEEFDSIRFKVIDYFNQP, from the coding sequence ATGTCAATGAAAGCGGACCGCCCCAAATTAGTCTTTATCACCGGGCCGACGGCGGTCGGAAAATCTGGATTGGGGCACCGACTGGCCCGGGAGGTGGGGGGAGAAATCATCAACGCCGATTCCATGCAGGTCTACCGTTATATGGACATCGGCACAGCCAAACCGGCCCTGACAGAAAGAAAAGAAGTCCCTTATCATCTCATCGATATTGTCGATCCCGACCAGCCCTTTGATGCCTCTGAGTTCAGAAGACGGGCCCAGTCCATCATTCGGGAACTCCACCTCCGCAGGACCCCGATCCTGGTCATCGGAGGGACCGGCCTCTATCTGAGGATTTTGCAAAGGGGGATTTTTTCCTGTCCCAAGCCCGATGTCGAGATCCGGGAAAGGTGGAGAAAAGCATCTCAGATCCAGGGAGCGGACTTTCTTTGGGAGACCTTGAAAAAAAAAGACCCTCTGGCCGCCGAACGGATTCATCCCCGGGATACCTTTCGGTTGATCCGGGCCCTGGAGGTTTTGGAATTGACCGGCCGCCCCATCTCGGATTGGCAACAATGGGATCTGAAAGTCGAGACTGATTATGAGATCCTCTGGATCGGTCTTTCCCTGGATCGCCAGGCCCTTTACCGGCAGATTAATCTCAGGGCGGAAAAGATGATGGCCCAGGGGTTTCTTGGGGAGGTCCAGGGACTTCTTGACAGGGGATACTCCGCTGAATTAAAGTCTATGAACTCCCTGGGCTATCGGCATATGATCGGGGTGTTACAAGGCAAGTGGGAATTGAAAGAGGCCCTGGAACTTTTGAAGAGGGATACCCGCCGTTATGCCAAGAGACAATTGACCTGGTTAGGCCGGGAAACCAATTTGAACTGGTTTTCTGCTGAAGAATTTGATAGTATTCGTTTTAAAGTAATCGATTATTTTAATCAACCGTGA
- a CDS encoding homocysteine biosynthesis protein, whose translation MSKTIAEINEKIKKGKAVVVTAEEIIELTQKKGAKKVAEEVDVVTTGTFSPMCSSGAYFNIAQPIPRMKLGGGKATLNNVPVYTGFAAADIYLGANALPDDDPRNAVFPGQFLYGGAHVIEDLVSGKSVTFSGTGYGTDCYPMKKRETKLFLKDFNDAVMFNPRNGYQNYNVAVNLSNKVIYTYMGVLRPKMGNANYCSAGQLSPLLNDPLYRTIGIGTRIFLGGGIGYVCWPGTQHNPSVPRGKNKVPRGPAGTIAVMGDLKQMSAQWLRGVSFTGYGTTLAVGLGIPIPILDEEMAILTSVRDEEIWTRIVDYSQDYPQGTGKILGEVNYAELKSGKISLQNKEIPTGGLSSYLKARELAETLKRWLLKGKFLLTEPVAPLPGGDLHG comes from the coding sequence ATGAGCAAGACCATTGCTGAAATCAATGAAAAGATCAAAAAAGGGAAAGCGGTTGTGGTGACCGCTGAAGAAATTATTGAGCTTACCCAAAAAAAGGGGGCCAAAAAAGTCGCCGAAGAAGTCGATGTGGTCACCACCGGCACCTTCAGTCCCATGTGTTCCTCAGGGGCTTATTTCAATATCGCCCAACCGATTCCCCGGATGAAGTTGGGGGGGGGGAAGGCTACCCTGAACAATGTTCCCGTTTATACCGGATTTGCCGCTGCGGACATCTATCTCGGGGCAAACGCTTTACCGGATGATGATCCCAGGAATGCCGTCTTTCCCGGTCAATTTCTCTATGGAGGGGCCCATGTCATCGAAGACCTGGTTTCCGGGAAAAGCGTGACCTTTTCCGGGACCGGTTATGGAACGGATTGCTACCCCATGAAAAAAAGAGAAACAAAACTCTTCCTGAAAGATTTCAATGATGCCGTCATGTTTAATCCCCGCAACGGCTATCAGAATTATAACGTGGCGGTTAATCTTTCCAACAAAGTGATTTATACCTATATGGGGGTCTTACGTCCTAAAATGGGAAACGCCAACTATTGCAGTGCCGGTCAGCTTTCCCCCTTATTGAACGATCCCCTGTATCGGACCATCGGGATAGGAACCAGGATATTTCTGGGAGGCGGGATCGGCTATGTCTGCTGGCCCGGAACCCAACACAACCCCTCGGTCCCCAGGGGAAAAAATAAAGTGCCGCGAGGTCCGGCCGGAACAATAGCGGTCATGGGGGATTTAAAGCAAATGAGTGCCCAATGGCTTCGAGGGGTTTCATTTACCGGGTACGGCACTACTCTGGCCGTGGGGCTCGGGATCCCCATCCCCATTTTGGATGAAGAAATGGCCATCCTGACCTCTGTCCGGGATGAAGAGATCTGGACCAGAATTGTGGATTACAGCCAGGACTATCCGCAAGGTACAGGGAAAATCCTGGGTGAGGTTAATTATGCGGAGTTGAAATCAGGCAAGATATCCTTACAGAATAAAGAAATCCCCACCGGCGGGTTATCCAGTTATCTGAAGGCCCGGGAATTGGCTGAAACCTTAAAACGCTGGCTTCTTAAAGGAAAATTCCTTTTGACCGAACCGGTGGCGCCGCTGCCGGGAGGAGACCTTCATGGCTAA